From the genome of Cryptomeria japonica unplaced genomic scaffold, Sugi_1.0 HiC_scaffold_92, whole genome shotgun sequence, one region includes:
- the LOC131075226 gene encoding putative disease resistance protein At4g11170 isoform X1: MDHIDTTQLKKLSRGEYSQARRSIGETTNLRTTEFSQPNKPIRNDHEQKLLVAKEVFLSHSGKQKNFVRQLNRDLANHGVSCFFDQDRESLPLGEDFPSRIFEAAKTCKVAVFLLSKDFLESKWPMLELSACVEARDRTRTNPNLKILPLFFQISPDALKDTKVDNEKWKQLKISGEKQAEWLRDLELIRRINGINFRENDDEVKFRDDIVKEIWHILPTSSPRYLVRCMQGQERMCQEVADFFKSVQSVKKGTSIAGLYGIPGQGKTTVAKAFCNFKMGDFEGKVCHLEFSRGDSFERTKLALQYLTRCPQLILQTLTDRDQAQVELYRRVKGQRILLVLDNVTEESIDEVTDYLKAELGENSCILLSARSVDVLEKHFKIGKRSCMRVPRLEDNEAIEILLEKAPIDVSTMGAEEKVFAVKCADRFLFEEVGRRGKTFHPLALKAFGGHLFSKYGPHLSKWAGEIEGWVNRCSYGLDDLLAVLGKAFDSMRSEYRTIFMLLTLYMPPRMSPHKVTEWLAMVLNKEISFIEKAVEDLCKMALIEEFASKIRIHDLYIEFAQSKANEMGRWLWWKGDLCSTRWLISQHNAGFELAKLEQCKHRRPSQITPHDLQNLLVLQLVGVQNMRKLDLGGMRRLRSIIIHKCNDLTMLEGMEKLQQLAWLQISEVNTMFKLPVLSSLEGLQHLEIDIAGRQVVNRLGDLSGCVFLREIKVRCPSLLDFPRLNGLPHLEKVEFSVCDKVKGPLDCRECVELLSIVIDSCSQMASLPLLVGCKKLSKIVLWECDAVKACPDIDVPGALKTLELFVSSKAATAPQSLESCYTLQILKLCNMVELRELPSFRLLSNLTVLKLDKCGIREPPDLTCCVLLEVVYFFTLMHLKRFPNFSLLRSLKKLTLYDCWRVEDPPDISGCHELQVFHLVYNDNMKGLPNMGDFQRLEEIKLSWHSYKEIDVDSSEFHVDLQPYEDLQSRLEHFKDENFSNLSDVSIPGALKEWQWLKNQTILGKRYVRGAKTYYSITAPYELRKRSQFSEKVLVETIGRANFERAAFKYSNLFYRTELMYTVKRSIVGQCSRDLIIFVVVVCTLLAGGEWLRDRIVDISRREWLSYSIEWLRDHIVNIRRGECWRDCIEWLSDRLVDVSKVSRAKLLWGRLVNISQAGWLRLRYFYLKFAFTILGWVWVLLRWWRFL, encoded by the exons ATGGATCACATCGACACCactcaattaaagaaattaagcagaGGAGAATATTCTCAAGCTCGGCGTTCGATCGGGGAGACTACAAATTTACGCACTACTGAGTTCTCCCAGCCCAACAAACCGATTCGCAA TGACCATGAACAGAAGCTTTTGGTGGCTAAAGAAGTATTTCTCAGTCACAGCGGTAAGCAGAAAAATTTTGTTAGGCAGCTAAATAGAGACCTTGCAAACCACGGCGTTTCCTGCTTCTTTGATCAAGATCGTGAAAGTCTGCCATTGGGAGAAGATTTCCCCTCCCGTATATTCGAAGCCGCCAAGACATGCAAAGTAGCAGTTTTTCTCCTATCGAAGGATTTCCTCGAATCAAAGTGGCCCATGCTGGAACTCTCTGCTTGTGTGGAAGCGAGAGACAGAACCCGTACGAATCCCAATCTCAAAATTTTACCCTTGTTCTTCCAGATTTCACCAGATGCTCTTAAAGACACGAAGGTAGACAATGAAAAGTGGAAACAGTTGAAGATATCCGGGGAAAAGCAAGCCGAATGGCTCCGAGATTTGGAACTAATACGGCGAATTAATGGGATAAATTTCAGGGAAAATGATGATGAAGTGAAGTTCAGAGATGATATTGTGAAGGAAATCTGGCATATACTTCCAACATCCTCGCCAAGGTATCTTGTCCGTTGTATGCAAGGACAAGAACGAATGTGTCAG GAGGTTGCAGATTTCTTCAAATCTGTCCAGTCCGTCAAAAAGGGAACCAGTATTGCAGGATTGTATGGAATACCGGGCCAGGGGAAAACTACAGTTGCCAAGGCTTTCTGCAACTTCAAAATGGGGGATTTCGAAGGTAAAGTATGCCATCTGGAATTTTCTAGAGGCGATTCATTTGAAAGAACAAAGCTTGCCCTGCAATATCTCACTCGCTGCCCTCAGTTGATTCTTCAAACACTGACAGACCGAGATCAG GCACAAGTTGAGTTGTATAGACGAGTGAAGGGCCAAAGGATATTGTTGGTTCTCGACAATGTCACAGAAGAAAGTATTGACGAAGTAACGGACTATCTTAAGGCGGAGTTGGGAGAAAACAGCTGCATCCTTTTGAGCGCTCGGAGTGTAGATGTTCTAGAAAAGCATTTCAAGATAGGTAAGCGGTCATGCATGCGCGTCCCAAGGCTTGAAGATAACGAGGCCATAGAAATCTTGTTGGAAAAGGCACCTATAGATGTGTCAACGATGGGGGCAGAGGAAAAAGTTTTTGCTGTCAAGTGTGCAGACAGATTTTTGTTCGAAGAGGTCGGTCGGAGAGGTAAAACATTTCATCCGTTAGCCTTAAAAGCTTTCGGCGGCCACCTCTTCAGTAAATATGGTCCGCATTTGTCAAAGTGGGCTGGTGAGATAGAAGGCTGGGTAAACCGATGTAGCTATGGTTTGGATGATTTGTTGGCTGTGCTGGGCAAAGCTTTTGATAGCATGCGTTCCGAATATCGCACCATATTCATGCTTCTCACCCTATATATGCCGCCTCGTATGTCTCCCCACAAAGTTACTGAGTGGCTGGCAATGGTTCTAAACAAAGAGATCTCATTTATTGAGAAAGCA GTTGAGGATTTATGTAAGATGGCTCTTATTGAAGAATTTGCATCTAAAATTCGCATACACGATCTATATATTGAATTCGCACAAAGCAAAGCAAATGAAATGGGGAGATGGCTGTGGTGGAAGGGCGACCTATGTAGTACACGTTGGTTAATATCACAGCACAATGCAGGTTTTGAATTGGCTAAGTTGGAGCAGTGCAAGCATCGAAGACCGTCCCAGATCACCCCGCACGACCTTCAAAATCTCTTGGTGCTTCAGCTTGTAGGTGTGCAGAATATGAGAAAGCTTGACTTGGGCGGGATGCGTCGTCTCAGAAGTATTATAATACACAAATGCAATGACTTGACTATGCTTGAAGGTATGGAGAAATTGCAACAGCTGGCGTGGCTTCAGATAAGCGAGGTAAATACAATGTTTAAACTTCCGGTGCTAAGCAGCCTCGAAGGTTTACAACATCTTGAGATTGACATTGCAGGCAGGCAGGTGGTCAATCGGCTGGGAGATCTTAGCGGCTGTGTTTTTCTGAGAGAGATAAAGGTTCGTTGTCCATCCCTCTTGGACTTCCCAAGGTTGAATGGTTTGCCGCATTTGGAGAAAGTGGAATTTAGTGTGTGTGATAAAGTGAAGGGGCCTCTCGACTGTAGAGAATGTGTGGAGCTTCTAAGTATTGTCATCGACAGTTGCTCCCAGATGGCTTCGTTACCGCTCCTGGTTGGATGTAAGAAACTATCCAAAATTGTATTGTGGGAATGTGATGCAGTGAAGGCATGTCCAGATATAGATGTGCCAGGTGCTTTGAAGACACTAGAGTTGTTTGTTTCATCAAAAGCTGCTACGGCGCCCCAAAGTTTAGAGTCTTGTTACACACTACAAATTCTTAAACTATGCAATATGGTTGAACTAAGGGAGCTTCCCAGTTTCAGACTTCTATCAAATTTGACTGTGCTCAAACTTGACAAGTGTGGTATAAGGGAGCCACCAGACCTAACATGTTGTGTCTTGTTGGAGGTTGTTTACTTTTTCACGCTGATGCATTTAAAAAGGTTTCCTAACTTCTCACTATTGAGGAGTTTAAAGAAGTTAACTCTTTATGATTGCTGGAGGGTTGAAGATCCTCCTGATATTAGTGGCTGCCATGAATTACAGGTATTCCATCTAGTCTATAACGACAATATGAAAGGACTTCCAAACATGGGAGATTTCCAACGGTTGGAGGAAATCAAATTGAGTTGGCATTCTTATAAGGAAATTGATGTCGATAGTTCTGAATTCCATGTGGATCTTCAACCTTATGAGGATCTTCAATCTCGTCTGGAGCACTTTAAAGACGAAAACTTCTCGAACTTAAGTGATGTAAGCATACCAGGAGCATTGAAAGAGTGGCAGTGGCTAAAGAACCAGACAATACTGGGGAAAAGGTATGTCCGTGGGGCAAAGACCTATTATTCTATTACAGCTCCGTATGAATTGCGGAAGCGAAGCCAGTTTTCAGAGAAAGTATTGGTCGAAACTATTGGAAGGGCAAATTTTGAACGCGCTgcattcaaatattcaaatttattttatagAACAGAATTGATGTATACGGTAAAGCGGTCAATAGTTGGGCAGTGTTCTAGGGATCTTATAATATTTGTGGTTGTAGTGTGTACGTTGTTAGCAGGGGGAGAATGGTTAAGGGATCGTATTGTTGATATAAGCAGGAGAGAATGGTTAAGTTATTCTATTGAATggttaagggatcatattgttaaTATACGCAGGGGAGAATGTTGGAGGGATTGTATTGAATGGTTAAGCGATCGTCTTGTTGATGTAAGCAAGGTAAGCAGGGCAAAATTGTTATGGGGTCGTCTTGTTAATATAAGCCAGGCAGGATGGTTACGGTTAAGATATTTTTATCTTAAATTTGCTTTTACAATACTTGGATGGGTGTGGGTGTTACTTAGATGGTGGAggtttttgtaa
- the LOC131075226 gene encoding putative disease resistance protein At4g11170 isoform X2, producing the protein MLELSACVEARDRTRTNPNLKILPLFFQISPDALKDTKVDNEKWKQLKISGEKQAEWLRDLELIRRINGINFRENDDEVKFRDDIVKEIWHILPTSSPRYLVRCMQGQERMCQEVADFFKSVQSVKKGTSIAGLYGIPGQGKTTVAKAFCNFKMGDFEGKVCHLEFSRGDSFERTKLALQYLTRCPQLILQTLTDRDQAQVELYRRVKGQRILLVLDNVTEESIDEVTDYLKAELGENSCILLSARSVDVLEKHFKIGKRSCMRVPRLEDNEAIEILLEKAPIDVSTMGAEEKVFAVKCADRFLFEEVGRRGKTFHPLALKAFGGHLFSKYGPHLSKWAGEIEGWVNRCSYGLDDLLAVLGKAFDSMRSEYRTIFMLLTLYMPPRMSPHKVTEWLAMVLNKEISFIEKAVEDLCKMALIEEFASKIRIHDLYIEFAQSKANEMGRWLWWKGDLCSTRWLISQHNAGFELAKLEQCKHRRPSQITPHDLQNLLVLQLVGVQNMRKLDLGGMRRLRSIIIHKCNDLTMLEGMEKLQQLAWLQISEVNTMFKLPVLSSLEGLQHLEIDIAGRQVVNRLGDLSGCVFLREIKVRCPSLLDFPRLNGLPHLEKVEFSVCDKVKGPLDCRECVELLSIVIDSCSQMASLPLLVGCKKLSKIVLWECDAVKACPDIDVPGALKTLELFVSSKAATAPQSLESCYTLQILKLCNMVELRELPSFRLLSNLTVLKLDKCGIREPPDLTCCVLLEVVYFFTLMHLKRFPNFSLLRSLKKLTLYDCWRVEDPPDISGCHELQVFHLVYNDNMKGLPNMGDFQRLEEIKLSWHSYKEIDVDSSEFHVDLQPYEDLQSRLEHFKDENFSNLSDVSIPGALKEWQWLKNQTILGKRYVRGAKTYYSITAPYELRKRSQFSEKVLVETIGRANFERAAFKYSNLFYRTELMYTVKRSIVGQCSRDLIIFVVVVCTLLAGGEWLRDRIVDISRREWLSYSIEWLRDHIVNIRRGECWRDCIEWLSDRLVDVSKVSRAKLLWGRLVNISQAGWLRLRYFYLKFAFTILGWVWVLLRWWRFL; encoded by the exons ATGCTGGAACTCTCTGCTTGTGTGGAAGCGAGAGACAGAACCCGTACGAATCCCAATCTCAAAATTTTACCCTTGTTCTTCCAGATTTCACCAGATGCTCTTAAAGACACGAAGGTAGACAATGAAAAGTGGAAACAGTTGAAGATATCCGGGGAAAAGCAAGCCGAATGGCTCCGAGATTTGGAACTAATACGGCGAATTAATGGGATAAATTTCAGGGAAAATGATGATGAAGTGAAGTTCAGAGATGATATTGTGAAGGAAATCTGGCATATACTTCCAACATCCTCGCCAAGGTATCTTGTCCGTTGTATGCAAGGACAAGAACGAATGTGTCAG GAGGTTGCAGATTTCTTCAAATCTGTCCAGTCCGTCAAAAAGGGAACCAGTATTGCAGGATTGTATGGAATACCGGGCCAGGGGAAAACTACAGTTGCCAAGGCTTTCTGCAACTTCAAAATGGGGGATTTCGAAGGTAAAGTATGCCATCTGGAATTTTCTAGAGGCGATTCATTTGAAAGAACAAAGCTTGCCCTGCAATATCTCACTCGCTGCCCTCAGTTGATTCTTCAAACACTGACAGACCGAGATCAG GCACAAGTTGAGTTGTATAGACGAGTGAAGGGCCAAAGGATATTGTTGGTTCTCGACAATGTCACAGAAGAAAGTATTGACGAAGTAACGGACTATCTTAAGGCGGAGTTGGGAGAAAACAGCTGCATCCTTTTGAGCGCTCGGAGTGTAGATGTTCTAGAAAAGCATTTCAAGATAGGTAAGCGGTCATGCATGCGCGTCCCAAGGCTTGAAGATAACGAGGCCATAGAAATCTTGTTGGAAAAGGCACCTATAGATGTGTCAACGATGGGGGCAGAGGAAAAAGTTTTTGCTGTCAAGTGTGCAGACAGATTTTTGTTCGAAGAGGTCGGTCGGAGAGGTAAAACATTTCATCCGTTAGCCTTAAAAGCTTTCGGCGGCCACCTCTTCAGTAAATATGGTCCGCATTTGTCAAAGTGGGCTGGTGAGATAGAAGGCTGGGTAAACCGATGTAGCTATGGTTTGGATGATTTGTTGGCTGTGCTGGGCAAAGCTTTTGATAGCATGCGTTCCGAATATCGCACCATATTCATGCTTCTCACCCTATATATGCCGCCTCGTATGTCTCCCCACAAAGTTACTGAGTGGCTGGCAATGGTTCTAAACAAAGAGATCTCATTTATTGAGAAAGCA GTTGAGGATTTATGTAAGATGGCTCTTATTGAAGAATTTGCATCTAAAATTCGCATACACGATCTATATATTGAATTCGCACAAAGCAAAGCAAATGAAATGGGGAGATGGCTGTGGTGGAAGGGCGACCTATGTAGTACACGTTGGTTAATATCACAGCACAATGCAGGTTTTGAATTGGCTAAGTTGGAGCAGTGCAAGCATCGAAGACCGTCCCAGATCACCCCGCACGACCTTCAAAATCTCTTGGTGCTTCAGCTTGTAGGTGTGCAGAATATGAGAAAGCTTGACTTGGGCGGGATGCGTCGTCTCAGAAGTATTATAATACACAAATGCAATGACTTGACTATGCTTGAAGGTATGGAGAAATTGCAACAGCTGGCGTGGCTTCAGATAAGCGAGGTAAATACAATGTTTAAACTTCCGGTGCTAAGCAGCCTCGAAGGTTTACAACATCTTGAGATTGACATTGCAGGCAGGCAGGTGGTCAATCGGCTGGGAGATCTTAGCGGCTGTGTTTTTCTGAGAGAGATAAAGGTTCGTTGTCCATCCCTCTTGGACTTCCCAAGGTTGAATGGTTTGCCGCATTTGGAGAAAGTGGAATTTAGTGTGTGTGATAAAGTGAAGGGGCCTCTCGACTGTAGAGAATGTGTGGAGCTTCTAAGTATTGTCATCGACAGTTGCTCCCAGATGGCTTCGTTACCGCTCCTGGTTGGATGTAAGAAACTATCCAAAATTGTATTGTGGGAATGTGATGCAGTGAAGGCATGTCCAGATATAGATGTGCCAGGTGCTTTGAAGACACTAGAGTTGTTTGTTTCATCAAAAGCTGCTACGGCGCCCCAAAGTTTAGAGTCTTGTTACACACTACAAATTCTTAAACTATGCAATATGGTTGAACTAAGGGAGCTTCCCAGTTTCAGACTTCTATCAAATTTGACTGTGCTCAAACTTGACAAGTGTGGTATAAGGGAGCCACCAGACCTAACATGTTGTGTCTTGTTGGAGGTTGTTTACTTTTTCACGCTGATGCATTTAAAAAGGTTTCCTAACTTCTCACTATTGAGGAGTTTAAAGAAGTTAACTCTTTATGATTGCTGGAGGGTTGAAGATCCTCCTGATATTAGTGGCTGCCATGAATTACAGGTATTCCATCTAGTCTATAACGACAATATGAAAGGACTTCCAAACATGGGAGATTTCCAACGGTTGGAGGAAATCAAATTGAGTTGGCATTCTTATAAGGAAATTGATGTCGATAGTTCTGAATTCCATGTGGATCTTCAACCTTATGAGGATCTTCAATCTCGTCTGGAGCACTTTAAAGACGAAAACTTCTCGAACTTAAGTGATGTAAGCATACCAGGAGCATTGAAAGAGTGGCAGTGGCTAAAGAACCAGACAATACTGGGGAAAAGGTATGTCCGTGGGGCAAAGACCTATTATTCTATTACAGCTCCGTATGAATTGCGGAAGCGAAGCCAGTTTTCAGAGAAAGTATTGGTCGAAACTATTGGAAGGGCAAATTTTGAACGCGCTgcattcaaatattcaaatttattttatagAACAGAATTGATGTATACGGTAAAGCGGTCAATAGTTGGGCAGTGTTCTAGGGATCTTATAATATTTGTGGTTGTAGTGTGTACGTTGTTAGCAGGGGGAGAATGGTTAAGGGATCGTATTGTTGATATAAGCAGGAGAGAATGGTTAAGTTATTCTATTGAATggttaagggatcatattgttaaTATACGCAGGGGAGAATGTTGGAGGGATTGTATTGAATGGTTAAGCGATCGTCTTGTTGATGTAAGCAAGGTAAGCAGGGCAAAATTGTTATGGGGTCGTCTTGTTAATATAAGCCAGGCAGGATGGTTACGGTTAAGATATTTTTATCTTAAATTTGCTTTTACAATACTTGGATGGGTGTGGGTGTTACTTAGATGGTGGAggtttttgtaa